One genomic window of Monodelphis domestica isolate mMonDom1 chromosome 1, mMonDom1.pri, whole genome shotgun sequence includes the following:
- the ZSWIM8 gene encoding zinc finger SWIM domain-containing protein 8 isoform X4 yields the protein MELMFAEWEDGERFSFEDSDRFEEDSLCSFISEAESLCQNWRGWRKQSAGPNSPTGGGGGGGGGGRSRDGLVIPLVELSAKQVAFHIPFEVVEKVYPPVPEQLQLRIAFWSFPENEEDIRLYSCLANGSADEFQRGEQLFRMRAVKDPLQIGFHLSATVVPPQMVPPKGAYNVAVMFDRCRVTSCSCTCGAGAKWCTHVVALCLFRIHNASAVCLRAPVSESLSRLQRDQLQKFAQYLISELPQQILPTAQRLLDELLSSQSTAINTVCGAPDPTAGPSASDQSTWYLDESTLSENIKKTLHKFCGPSPVVFSDVNSMYLSSTEPPAAAEWACLLRPLRGREPEGVWNLLSIVREMFKRRDSNAAPLLEILTDQCLTYEQITGWWYSVRTSASHSSASGHTGRSNGQTEVAAHACASMCDEMVTLWRLAVLDPSISPQRRRDLCAQLRQWHLKVIENVKRGQHKKALERLFPGFRPAVEACDFSWEEAYPLPGVTYSGSDRKLALCWSRTLPPRSGPPRSGGPDEAGDQPRPPPPDPSVRPKEPGAKRKGSGEGVPQSQRGPRRPSAEGGDKSSHKQGLGGGKAKLQGGGCGGKGPVSGGGKRRLSSEDSSLEPDLAEMSLDDGSSLALGAEASTFGGFPESPPHGLAPTTPLSPPTFHSEPPDAYEEDGGVYFSEGPEPPVAPSSLPGLLPGEGTTQDDLPSTDESGGCPPKPKDMAPGAGEEDDDYQVYYLNAQDGTGGEEEKPEVGAGEEQDLFAGLKPLKQESRMEVLFACAEALHAHGYSSEASRLTVELAQDLLANPPDLKVEPPPAKGKKNKVSTSRQTWVATNTLTKAAFLLTVLGERPEHHNLAFRIGMFALELQRPPASTKALEVKLAYQESEVAALLKKIPLGVNEMSTMRCRAEELREGTLCDYRPVLPLILASFIFDVLCTPGSRPPSRNWNNEMPGDEELGFEAAVAALGMKTTVSEAEHPLLCEGTRREKGDLALALMITYKDDQAKLKKILDKLLDRESQTHKPQTLSSFYSSSRPATSSQRSPSKHGAPAAGGALQPLPPGSAGGAQPGAVAGVNPDPAEGFTEKTVAESSPRSPCEGPPPEAAVAPKPEGKVPSRLALGSRGGYNGRGWGSPGRPKKKHTGMASIDSSAPETTSDSSPTLSRRPLRGGWAPTSWGRGQDSDSISSSSSDSLGSSSSSGSRRASASGGARAKTAEVGRYKGRRPESHAPHVPNQPSEAAAHFYFELAKTVLIKAGGNSSTSIFTHPSSSGGHQGPHRNLHLCAFEIGLYALGLHNFVSPNWLSRTYSSHVSWITGQAMEIGSAALTILVECWDGHLTPPEVASLADRASRARDSNMVRAAAELALSCLPHAHALNPNEIQRALVQCKEQDNLMLEKACMAVEEAAKGGGVYPEVLFEVAHQWFWLYEQTVGGSATPREGATGCSASGARASGEAGRALPEGRGGPGTEAVTVSAAAVTAAATVVPVISVGSSLYPGPGLGHGHSTGLHPYTTLQPHLPCNPQYLTHPGHPLPHMPRPAVFPVPSSAYPQGVHHAFLGPQYPYSVTPSSLAATAVSFPVPSMAPITVHPYHTESGLPLPTMNNVHTPSSIHQSSSYPAIQGNSMSTISTQSSSLVSGSFPPPEEETHSQPVGTQSLHHLHAAYRVGMLALEMLGRRAHNDHPNNFSRSPPYTEDVKWLLGLAAKLGDRHGDVAAAEPCPCAYPPAHPSLPPAGPTVPAGIHAVHPPPPDPPDPRRLRRLCEHNPRRPQRLLPDPYGHDAVQRHSAEPQTQQADQGAVAACLA from the exons ATGGCCTGGTGATCCCCTTGGTGGAGCTGTCGGCAAAGCAGGTGGCATTCCACATCCCATTTGAAGTGGTGGAGAAAGTTTACCCCCCTGTGCCTGAGCAGCTACAACTCCGAATTGCCTTCTGGAGCTTCCCTGAGAATGAAGAGGACATACG gCTCTATTCGTGCCTGGCTAATGGCAGTGCGGATGAATTCCAGCGTGGGGAACAGCTGTTCCGAATGAGGGCTGTTAAGGACCCGCTACAAATAG GGTTTCACCTGAGTGCCACAGTGGTGCCCCCTCAGATGGTTCCCCCTAAGGGTGCATACAATGTGGCCGTGATGTTTGACCGATGCCGGGTCACCTCCTGCAGCTGCACCTGTGGGGCTGGCGCCAAGTGGTGCACCCATGTAGTGGCACTTTGCCTCTTCCGGATTCACAAC GCTTCAGCAGTCTGCCTTCGGGCTCCTGTCTCAGAATCTTTGTCTCGGCTCCAGAGGGATCAGCTCCAGAAGTTTGCTCAGTATCTCATCAGTGAGCTCCCTCAGCAG ATCCTTCCCACAGCGCAGCGCCTCCTGGATGAGCTCCTGTCCTCCCAGTCTACTGCCATCAATACTGTGTGTGGGGCCCCAG ACCCCACTGCAGGTCCTTCAGCTTCTGACCAGAGTACCTGGTACCTAGATGAGTCTACGCTCAGTGAGAACATCAAAAAGACCCTGCACAAATTCTGCGGCCCCTCCCCAGTCGTCTTCAG TGATGTAAACTCAATGTATTTGTCATCAACGGAGCCCCCAGCAGCTGCTGAATGGGCGTGTCTCCTGCGTCCTCTTCGCGGGCGAGAACCTGAAGGTGTCTGGAACCTGCTGAGTATTGTGCGTGAAATGTTCAAAAGGAGAGATAGCAATGCCGCTCCGCTGTTGGAGATCCTTACGGACCAGTGTCTCACCTATGAGCAG ATCACAGGCTGGTGGTACAGTGTTCGAACGTCAGCTTCCCACAGCAGTGCCAGTGGACATACAGGCCGAAGTAATGGGCAGACAGAGGTGGCTGCCCACGCATGTGCAAGCATGTGTGATGAGATGGTCACTCTGTGGAGGTTGGCTGTGCTCGACCCCTCAATTAGCCCACAGCG TCGCCGGGACCTGTGTGCCCAGCTGCGCCAGTGGCACCTGAAGGTGATTGAGAATGTCAAGCGGGGTCAGCACAAGAAAGCCTTGGAGCGACTATTCCCAGGTTTCCGCCCTGCTGTGGAGGCCTGCGATTTCAGCTGGGAAGAGGCCTACCCACTCCCTGGCGTTACCTACAGTGGCTCTGACCGAAAACTGGCTCTCTGCTGGTCACGAACCCTTCCACCTCGGTCTGGCCCTCCCCGCTCCGGGGGCCCTGATGAAGCTGGGGACCAGCCCCGGCCACCCCCACCAGACCCTTCAGTTAGACCTAAAGAGCCAGGGGCCAAGCGCAAGGGGTCAGGTGAGGGGGTTCCCCAGTCCCAACGTGGCCCCCGCCGCCCTTCAGCTGAGGGAGGAGATAAGTCTTCACACAAGCAGGGTCTAGGTGGAGGCAAGGCAAAGCTCCAGGGTGGAGGGTGTGGTGGCAAAGGCCCAGTGAGTGGCGGGGGCAAACGTCGGCTGAGCAGTGAAGACAGCTCCCTGGAACCTGACCTGGCAGAGATGAGCTTGGATGATGGGAGCAGCCTGGCTCTGGGGGCAGAGGCCAGCACCTTTGGGGGCTTTCCTGAGAGCCCACCCCATGGACTTGCCCCCACTACCCCTCTAAGTCCCCCCACCTTCCACTCTGAACCTCCTGATGCCTATGAAGAAGATGGTGGTGTTTACTTCTCAGAGGGGCCTGAGCCCCCAGTTGCCCCCTCCAGCCTACCAGGCCTGCTCCCTGGGGAAGGAACTACCCAGGATGACCTCCCATCCACAGATGAGAGTGGTGGATGCCCCCCTAAACCTAAAGACATGGCCCCTGGAGCTGGGGAAGAGGATGATGACTACCAGGTGTATTACCTGAATGCCCAGGATGGGACCGGGGGTGAGGAAGAGAAGCCCGAGGTGGGTGCTGGGGAGGAACAGGACCTGTTTGCTGGGCTCAAGCCACTGAAACAGGAGAGCCGGATGGAG GTACTTTTTGCCTGTGCTGAGGCACTACATGCCCATGGCTATAGCAGTGAGGCCTCTCGACTCACTGTGGAGCTTGCACAGGACCTTTTGGCCAACCCTCCTGACCTCAAGGTGGAACCACCTCCAGCCAAG GGTAAGAAGAACAAAGTATCCACAAGTCGACAAACTTGGGTGGCTACCAACACTTTGACCAAGGCGGCCTTCCTCCTGACTGTGTTGGGTGAGCGACCGGAGCATCACAACCTGGCCTTCCGCATTGGCATGTTTGCCTTGGAGCTGCAGCGGCCTCCAGCTTCTACAAAGGCCTTGGAG GTGAAGCTGGCCTACCAGGAATCAGAAGTGGCTGCTTTGTTGAAGAAGATCCCTCTGGGTGTGAATGAGATGAGCACCATGCGATGCCGGGCAGAGGAACTCCGGGAGGGGACCTTGTGTGATTACCGGCCAGTGCTGCCCCTCATCTTGGCCAGCTTCATCTTTGATGTGCTCTGCACCCCAG GTTCCCGACCTCCTAGCCGAAACTGGAACAATGAAATGCCTGGAGATGAAGAGCTAGGGTTCGAAGCGGCTGTTGCTGCCCTGG GCATGAAGACAACCGTGAGTGAAGCTGAGCATCCTCTCCTGTGTGAGGGCACACGCCGGGAGAAGGGGGACCTGGCTCTGGCACTGATGATCACCTACAAGGATGACCAGGCCAAGCTCAAGAAG ATCTTGGACAAGCTCCTGGACCGGGAGAGTCAGACACACAAGCCGCAGACCCTGAGTTCTTTCTACTCATCCAGCCGCCCGGCTACATCAAGCCAGAGGTCCCCATCTAAGCATGGGGCCCCTGCTGCGGGGGGAGCCCTGCAGCCACTGCCTCCAGGCTCGGCAGGGGGTGCCCAGCCAGGGGCTGTGGCTGGGGTCAATCCAGACCCAGCTGAGGGCTTCACAGAGAAGACTGTGGCTG AGAGCTCCCCGCGTTCCCCTTGTGAGGGCCCCCCACCTGAGGCTGCCGTGGCCCCCAAACCAGAGGGGAAGGTTCCAAGTCGCTTGGCACTTGGCAGCCGAGGAGGCTACAATGGGCGGGGCTGGGGGTCCCCAGGACGGCCCAAGAAGAAGCACACAG GCATGGCCAGCATTGACAGCAGTGCCCCCGAGACGACATCGGACAGCTCCCCAACCCTGAGCCGAAGGCCACTGCGGGGGGGCTGGGCCCCCACCTCCTGGGGCCGGGGTCAGGACAGCGACAGCATCAGCAGCTCATCCTCCGACTCTCTGGGCTCCTCCTCCTCCAGTGGCAGCCGCCGTGCCAGTGCAAGTGGGGGTGCCCGGGCCAAGACAGCCGAGGTTGGCAG GTACAAGGGCCGTCGCCCAGAGAGCCATGCCCCCCATGTACCCAACCAGCCATCAGAGGCAGCTGCGCATTTCTACTTTGAGTTGGCAAAAACAGTGTTGATCAAGGCCGGAGGAAACAGCAGCACCTCCATCTTTACCCACCCGTCTTCGTCAGGGGGCCACCAGGGCCCCCACCGAAATCTGCATCTTTGCGCCTTCGAGATCGGACTTTATGCTCTGGGTCTACACAATTTCGTCTCACCCAATTGGCTCTCTCGGACCTACTCTTCCCACGTTTCCTGGATCACAG GCCAAGCAATGGAGATTGGGAGTGCAGCGCTGACCATCCTGGTGGAGTGCTGGGATGGGCATCTCACACCCCCTGAAGTTGCTTCCCTGGCTGACCGGGCTTCACGGGCACGGGACTCCAACATGGTGAGGGCAGCGGCCGAGTTGGCTTTGAGCTGCCTACCCCACGCCCACGCCCTGAACCCCAACGAGATCCAGCGAGCTTTGGTACAGTGCAAGGAGCAG GATAACCTCATGCTGGAGAAGGCGTGCATGGCCGTGGAGGAGGCAGCCAAGGGTGGGGGTGTGTACCCTGAAGTGTTGTTCGAAGTCGCCCACCAGTGGTTCTGGCTTTATGAGCAGACGGTGGGAGGCTCAGCCACACCACGTGAGGGTGCCACAGGCTGCAGTGCCAGTGGGGCCCGGGCATCGGGGGAGGCTGGGCGGGCGCTGCCCGAGGGCCGTGGCGGACCGGGGACCGAGGCAGTCACAGTGTCAGCAGCGGCAGTGACGGCAGCAGCTACAGTGGTACCGGTCATTTCAGTGGGGTCCAGTTTGTACCCAGGGCCTGGCCTGGGACATGGCCACTCCACTGGCTTGCACCCCTATACCACTCTGCAGCCCCACCTGCCCTGCAACCCCCAGTACCTTACCCACCCTGGTCACCCCTTGCCCCATATGCCTCGGCCTGCTGTTTTTCCTGTGCCCAGCTCTGCATACCCACAG GGTGTGCACCATGCATTCCTGGGTCCTCAGTATCCCTACTCAGTGACACCGTCCTCCCTTGCTGCCACAGCAGTATCCTTCCCCGTCCCTTCCATGGCGCCCATAACGGTGCATCCCTACCACACTGAATCAGGACTCCCACTACCTACCA TGAACAATGTCCATACTCCCAGCAGCATCCATCAAAGCTCCTCCTATCCTGCCATTCAGGGCAACTCAATGTCCACCATAAGTACCCAGTCGAGCTCCCTGGTAAGTGGGAGTTTTCCCCCTCCGGAGGAGGAGACGCACAGCCAGCCTGTTGGCACCCAGAGTCTGCATCACTTGCACGCTGCCTATAGAGTTG GAATGCTGGCACTGGAGATGTTAGGCCGACGGGCACACAATGATCACCCCAACAACTTCTCTCGTAGCCCTCCCTATACCGAGGATGTCAAATGGTTGCTGGGGCTAGCAGCTAAGCTGG GAGATCGTCACGGAGACGTTGCAGCGGCTGAACCCTGCCCATGCGCATACCCACCTGCGCACCCCAGCCTTCCACCAGCTGGTCCAACGGTGCCAGCAGGCATACATGCAG TACATCCACCACCGCCTGATCCACCTGACCCCCGCCGACTACGACGACTTTGTGAACACAATCCGCGGCGCCCGCAGCGCCTTCTGCCTGACCCCTATGGGCATGATGCAGTTCAACGACATTCTGCAGAACCTCAAACGCAGCAAGCAGACCAAGGAGCTGTGGCAGCGTGTCTCGCTTGA
- the ZSWIM8 gene encoding zinc finger SWIM domain-containing protein 8 isoform X3, whose amino-acid sequence MELMFAEWEDGERFSFEDSDRFEEDSLCSFISEAESLCQNWRGWRKQSAGPNSPTGGGGGGGGGGRSRDGLVIPLVELSAKQVAFHIPFEVVEKVYPPVPEQLQLRIAFWSFPENEEDIRLYSCLANGSADEFQRGEQLFRMRAVKDPLQIGFHLSATVVPPQMVPPKGAYNVAVMFDRCRVTSCSCTCGAGAKWCTHVVALCLFRIHNASAVCLRAPVSESLSRLQRDQLQKFAQYLISELPQQILPTAQRLLDELLSSQSTAINTVCGAPDPTAGPSASDQSTWYLDESTLSENIKKTLHKFCGPSPVVFSDVNSMYLSSTEPPAAAEWACLLRPLRGREPEGVWNLLSIVREMFKRRDSNAAPLLEILTDQCLTYEQITGWWYSVRTSASHSSASGHTGRSNGQTEVAAHACASMCDEMVTLWRLAVLDPSISPQRRRDLCAQLRQWHLKVIENVKRGQHKKALERLFPGFRPAVEACDFSWEEAYPLPGVTYSGSDRKLALCWSRTLPPRSGPPRSGGPDEAGDQPRPPPPDPSVRPKEPGAKRKGSGEGVPQSQRGPRRPSAEGGDKSSHKQGLGGGKAKLQGGGCGGKGPVSGGGKRRLSSEDSSLEPDLAEMSLDDGSSLALGAEASTFGGFPESPPHGLAPTTPLSPPTFHSEPPDAYEEDGGVYFSEGPEPPVAPSSLPGLLPGEGTTQDDLPSTDESGGCPPKPKDMAPGAGEEDDDYQVYYLNAQDGTGGEEEKPEVGAGEEQDLFAGLKPLKQESRMEVLFACAEALHAHGYSSEASRLTVELAQDLLANPPDLKVEPPPAKGKKNKVSTSRQTWVATNTLTKAAFLLTVLGERPEHHNLAFRIGMFALELQRPPASTKALEVKLAYQESEVAALLKKIPLGVNEMSTMRCRAEELREGTLCDYRPVLPLILASFIFDVLCTPVVSPTGSRPPSRNWNNEMPGDEELGFEAAVAALGMKTTVSEAEHPLLCEGTRREKGDLALALMITYKDDQAKLKKILDKLLDRESQTHKPQTLSSFYSSSRPATSSQRSPSKHGAPAAGGALQPLPPGSAGGAQPGAVAGVNPDPAEGFTEKTVAESSPRSPCEGPPPEAAVAPKPEGKVPSRLALGSRGGYNGRGWGSPGRPKKKHTGMASIDSSAPETTSDSSPTLSRRPLRGGWAPTSWGRGQDSDSISSSSSDSLGSSSSSGSRRASASGGARAKTAEVGRYKGRRPESHAPHVPNQPSEAAAHFYFELAKTVLIKAGGNSSTSIFTHPSSSGGHQGPHRNLHLCAFEIGLYALGLHNFVSPNWLSRTYSSHVSWITGQAMEIGSAALTILVECWDGHLTPPEVASLADRASRARDSNMVRAAAELALSCLPHAHALNPNEIQRALVQCKEQDNLMLEKACMAVEEAAKGGGVYPEVLFEVAHQWFWLYEQTVGGSATPREGATGCSASGARASGEAGRALPEGRGGPGTEAVTVSAAAVTAAATVVPVISVGSSLYPGPGLGHGHSTGLHPYTTLQPHLPCNPQYLTHPGHPLPHMPRPAVFPVPSSAYPQGVHHAFLGPQYPYSVTPSSLAATAVSFPVPSMAPITVHPYHTESGLPLPTMNNVHTPSSIHQSSSYPAIQGNSMSTISTQSSSLVSGSFPPPEEETHSQPVGTQSLHHLHAAYRVGMLALEMLGRRAHNDHPNNFSRSPPYTEDVKWLLGLAAKLGDRHGDVAAAEPCPCAYPPAHPSLPPAGPTVPAGIHAVHPPPPDPPDPRRLRRLCEHNPRRPQRLLPDPYGHDAVQRHSAEPQTQQADQGAVAACLA is encoded by the exons ATGGCCTGGTGATCCCCTTGGTGGAGCTGTCGGCAAAGCAGGTGGCATTCCACATCCCATTTGAAGTGGTGGAGAAAGTTTACCCCCCTGTGCCTGAGCAGCTACAACTCCGAATTGCCTTCTGGAGCTTCCCTGAGAATGAAGAGGACATACG gCTCTATTCGTGCCTGGCTAATGGCAGTGCGGATGAATTCCAGCGTGGGGAACAGCTGTTCCGAATGAGGGCTGTTAAGGACCCGCTACAAATAG GGTTTCACCTGAGTGCCACAGTGGTGCCCCCTCAGATGGTTCCCCCTAAGGGTGCATACAATGTGGCCGTGATGTTTGACCGATGCCGGGTCACCTCCTGCAGCTGCACCTGTGGGGCTGGCGCCAAGTGGTGCACCCATGTAGTGGCACTTTGCCTCTTCCGGATTCACAAC GCTTCAGCAGTCTGCCTTCGGGCTCCTGTCTCAGAATCTTTGTCTCGGCTCCAGAGGGATCAGCTCCAGAAGTTTGCTCAGTATCTCATCAGTGAGCTCCCTCAGCAG ATCCTTCCCACAGCGCAGCGCCTCCTGGATGAGCTCCTGTCCTCCCAGTCTACTGCCATCAATACTGTGTGTGGGGCCCCAG ACCCCACTGCAGGTCCTTCAGCTTCTGACCAGAGTACCTGGTACCTAGATGAGTCTACGCTCAGTGAGAACATCAAAAAGACCCTGCACAAATTCTGCGGCCCCTCCCCAGTCGTCTTCAG TGATGTAAACTCAATGTATTTGTCATCAACGGAGCCCCCAGCAGCTGCTGAATGGGCGTGTCTCCTGCGTCCTCTTCGCGGGCGAGAACCTGAAGGTGTCTGGAACCTGCTGAGTATTGTGCGTGAAATGTTCAAAAGGAGAGATAGCAATGCCGCTCCGCTGTTGGAGATCCTTACGGACCAGTGTCTCACCTATGAGCAG ATCACAGGCTGGTGGTACAGTGTTCGAACGTCAGCTTCCCACAGCAGTGCCAGTGGACATACAGGCCGAAGTAATGGGCAGACAGAGGTGGCTGCCCACGCATGTGCAAGCATGTGTGATGAGATGGTCACTCTGTGGAGGTTGGCTGTGCTCGACCCCTCAATTAGCCCACAGCG TCGCCGGGACCTGTGTGCCCAGCTGCGCCAGTGGCACCTGAAGGTGATTGAGAATGTCAAGCGGGGTCAGCACAAGAAAGCCTTGGAGCGACTATTCCCAGGTTTCCGCCCTGCTGTGGAGGCCTGCGATTTCAGCTGGGAAGAGGCCTACCCACTCCCTGGCGTTACCTACAGTGGCTCTGACCGAAAACTGGCTCTCTGCTGGTCACGAACCCTTCCACCTCGGTCTGGCCCTCCCCGCTCCGGGGGCCCTGATGAAGCTGGGGACCAGCCCCGGCCACCCCCACCAGACCCTTCAGTTAGACCTAAAGAGCCAGGGGCCAAGCGCAAGGGGTCAGGTGAGGGGGTTCCCCAGTCCCAACGTGGCCCCCGCCGCCCTTCAGCTGAGGGAGGAGATAAGTCTTCACACAAGCAGGGTCTAGGTGGAGGCAAGGCAAAGCTCCAGGGTGGAGGGTGTGGTGGCAAAGGCCCAGTGAGTGGCGGGGGCAAACGTCGGCTGAGCAGTGAAGACAGCTCCCTGGAACCTGACCTGGCAGAGATGAGCTTGGATGATGGGAGCAGCCTGGCTCTGGGGGCAGAGGCCAGCACCTTTGGGGGCTTTCCTGAGAGCCCACCCCATGGACTTGCCCCCACTACCCCTCTAAGTCCCCCCACCTTCCACTCTGAACCTCCTGATGCCTATGAAGAAGATGGTGGTGTTTACTTCTCAGAGGGGCCTGAGCCCCCAGTTGCCCCCTCCAGCCTACCAGGCCTGCTCCCTGGGGAAGGAACTACCCAGGATGACCTCCCATCCACAGATGAGAGTGGTGGATGCCCCCCTAAACCTAAAGACATGGCCCCTGGAGCTGGGGAAGAGGATGATGACTACCAGGTGTATTACCTGAATGCCCAGGATGGGACCGGGGGTGAGGAAGAGAAGCCCGAGGTGGGTGCTGGGGAGGAACAGGACCTGTTTGCTGGGCTCAAGCCACTGAAACAGGAGAGCCGGATGGAG GTACTTTTTGCCTGTGCTGAGGCACTACATGCCCATGGCTATAGCAGTGAGGCCTCTCGACTCACTGTGGAGCTTGCACAGGACCTTTTGGCCAACCCTCCTGACCTCAAGGTGGAACCACCTCCAGCCAAG GGTAAGAAGAACAAAGTATCCACAAGTCGACAAACTTGGGTGGCTACCAACACTTTGACCAAGGCGGCCTTCCTCCTGACTGTGTTGGGTGAGCGACCGGAGCATCACAACCTGGCCTTCCGCATTGGCATGTTTGCCTTGGAGCTGCAGCGGCCTCCAGCTTCTACAAAGGCCTTGGAG GTGAAGCTGGCCTACCAGGAATCAGAAGTGGCTGCTTTGTTGAAGAAGATCCCTCTGGGTGTGAATGAGATGAGCACCATGCGATGCCGGGCAGAGGAACTCCGGGAGGGGACCTTGTGTGATTACCGGCCAGTGCTGCCCCTCATCTTGGCCAGCTTCATCTTTGATGTGCTCTGCACCCCAG tCGTTTCTCCCACAGGTTCCCGACCTCCTAGCCGAAACTGGAACAATGAAATGCCTGGAGATGAAGAGCTAGGGTTCGAAGCGGCTGTTGCTGCCCTGG GCATGAAGACAACCGTGAGTGAAGCTGAGCATCCTCTCCTGTGTGAGGGCACACGCCGGGAGAAGGGGGACCTGGCTCTGGCACTGATGATCACCTACAAGGATGACCAGGCCAAGCTCAAGAAG ATCTTGGACAAGCTCCTGGACCGGGAGAGTCAGACACACAAGCCGCAGACCCTGAGTTCTTTCTACTCATCCAGCCGCCCGGCTACATCAAGCCAGAGGTCCCCATCTAAGCATGGGGCCCCTGCTGCGGGGGGAGCCCTGCAGCCACTGCCTCCAGGCTCGGCAGGGGGTGCCCAGCCAGGGGCTGTGGCTGGGGTCAATCCAGACCCAGCTGAGGGCTTCACAGAGAAGACTGTGGCTG AGAGCTCCCCGCGTTCCCCTTGTGAGGGCCCCCCACCTGAGGCTGCCGTGGCCCCCAAACCAGAGGGGAAGGTTCCAAGTCGCTTGGCACTTGGCAGCCGAGGAGGCTACAATGGGCGGGGCTGGGGGTCCCCAGGACGGCCCAAGAAGAAGCACACAG GCATGGCCAGCATTGACAGCAGTGCCCCCGAGACGACATCGGACAGCTCCCCAACCCTGAGCCGAAGGCCACTGCGGGGGGGCTGGGCCCCCACCTCCTGGGGCCGGGGTCAGGACAGCGACAGCATCAGCAGCTCATCCTCCGACTCTCTGGGCTCCTCCTCCTCCAGTGGCAGCCGCCGTGCCAGTGCAAGTGGGGGTGCCCGGGCCAAGACAGCCGAGGTTGGCAG GTACAAGGGCCGTCGCCCAGAGAGCCATGCCCCCCATGTACCCAACCAGCCATCAGAGGCAGCTGCGCATTTCTACTTTGAGTTGGCAAAAACAGTGTTGATCAAGGCCGGAGGAAACAGCAGCACCTCCATCTTTACCCACCCGTCTTCGTCAGGGGGCCACCAGGGCCCCCACCGAAATCTGCATCTTTGCGCCTTCGAGATCGGACTTTATGCTCTGGGTCTACACAATTTCGTCTCACCCAATTGGCTCTCTCGGACCTACTCTTCCCACGTTTCCTGGATCACAG GCCAAGCAATGGAGATTGGGAGTGCAGCGCTGACCATCCTGGTGGAGTGCTGGGATGGGCATCTCACACCCCCTGAAGTTGCTTCCCTGGCTGACCGGGCTTCACGGGCACGGGACTCCAACATGGTGAGGGCAGCGGCCGAGTTGGCTTTGAGCTGCCTACCCCACGCCCACGCCCTGAACCCCAACGAGATCCAGCGAGCTTTGGTACAGTGCAAGGAGCAG GATAACCTCATGCTGGAGAAGGCGTGCATGGCCGTGGAGGAGGCAGCCAAGGGTGGGGGTGTGTACCCTGAAGTGTTGTTCGAAGTCGCCCACCAGTGGTTCTGGCTTTATGAGCAGACGGTGGGAGGCTCAGCCACACCACGTGAGGGTGCCACAGGCTGCAGTGCCAGTGGGGCCCGGGCATCGGGGGAGGCTGGGCGGGCGCTGCCCGAGGGCCGTGGCGGACCGGGGACCGAGGCAGTCACAGTGTCAGCAGCGGCAGTGACGGCAGCAGCTACAGTGGTACCGGTCATTTCAGTGGGGTCCAGTTTGTACCCAGGGCCTGGCCTGGGACATGGCCACTCCACTGGCTTGCACCCCTATACCACTCTGCAGCCCCACCTGCCCTGCAACCCCCAGTACCTTACCCACCCTGGTCACCCCTTGCCCCATATGCCTCGGCCTGCTGTTTTTCCTGTGCCCAGCTCTGCATACCCACAG GGTGTGCACCATGCATTCCTGGGTCCTCAGTATCCCTACTCAGTGACACCGTCCTCCCTTGCTGCCACAGCAGTATCCTTCCCCGTCCCTTCCATGGCGCCCATAACGGTGCATCCCTACCACACTGAATCAGGACTCCCACTACCTACCA TGAACAATGTCCATACTCCCAGCAGCATCCATCAAAGCTCCTCCTATCCTGCCATTCAGGGCAACTCAATGTCCACCATAAGTACCCAGTCGAGCTCCCTGGTAAGTGGGAGTTTTCCCCCTCCGGAGGAGGAGACGCACAGCCAGCCTGTTGGCACCCAGAGTCTGCATCACTTGCACGCTGCCTATAGAGTTG GAATGCTGGCACTGGAGATGTTAGGCCGACGGGCACACAATGATCACCCCAACAACTTCTCTCGTAGCCCTCCCTATACCGAGGATGTCAAATGGTTGCTGGGGCTAGCAGCTAAGCTGG GAGATCGTCACGGAGACGTTGCAGCGGCTGAACCCTGCCCATGCGCATACCCACCTGCGCACCCCAGCCTTCCACCAGCTGGTCCAACGGTGCCAGCAGGCATACATGCAG TACATCCACCACCGCCTGATCCACCTGACCCCCGCCGACTACGACGACTTTGTGAACACAATCCGCGGCGCCCGCAGCGCCTTCTGCCTGACCCCTATGGGCATGATGCAGTTCAACGACATTCTGCAGAACCTCAAACGCAGCAAGCAGACCAAGGAGCTGTGGCAGCGTGTCTCGCTTGA